A single genomic interval of Oryzomonas sagensis harbors:
- the rpsQ gene encoding 30S ribosomal protein S17 yields MSERGHRKTQLGVVVSDKMEKTVVVKVDRLVKHQLYNKYIKRSVKYKVHDEQNVCKVGDRVQIIECRPLSKDKRWSLKQIIESIS; encoded by the coding sequence ATGAGTGAACGTGGCCACAGGAAAACACAGTTAGGTGTCGTGGTGAGCGACAAGATGGAAAAAACGGTTGTCGTCAAGGTTGACCGTCTTGTAAAACACCAACTCTATAACAAATATATCAAGCGCAGCGTGAAGTACAAAGTCCATGACGAGCAGAACGTCTGCAAGGTCGGCGACCGCGTTCAGATCATCGAATGTCGCCCCCTGAGCAAGGATAAGCGCTGGAGCCTGAAGCAGATCATCGAAAGCATCTCTTAG
- the rplV gene encoding 50S ribosomal protein L22, whose amino-acid sequence MESSAKLTLARLSPRKTRLVVDLVRGKAIQDALNTLRFLPQPSAKLISKLLTSAVANAEQKGVSDVDKLFVKTIYVDGGAVLKRFTPRAMGRASKIRKPTSHIAVTLSDTK is encoded by the coding sequence ATGGAATCCAGCGCAAAATTGACACTTGCACGACTTTCGCCTCGTAAGACTCGCCTGGTGGTGGATCTTGTCAGGGGTAAGGCAATACAGGATGCACTCAATACGTTGCGTTTTCTTCCGCAACCTTCGGCAAAGCTTATCTCCAAGCTGCTGACGTCTGCGGTTGCCAATGCAGAGCAAAAGGGTGTCTCCGACGTTGATAAGTTGTTTGTGAAGACCATATACGTCGATGGCGGCGCCGTGTTGAAGCGTTTTACGCCGCGTGCCATGGGGCGCGCCAGCAAGATTCGCAAACCGACCAGCCACATAGCGGTTACTCTTTCCGATACGAAATAG
- a CDS encoding 50S ribosomal protein L23: MNIYSIIKKPHVTEKTSLGSDTSNTVSIVVDRDANKIEIKQAVETLFKVKVDDVRTVNVAGKVKRVGKNFGKRSNWKKAYVTLQKGQSIDFFEV, from the coding sequence ATGAACATTTACTCCATTATAAAAAAGCCTCACGTCACGGAGAAGACTTCGCTTGGCAGCGACACCTCCAACACAGTCTCCATCGTCGTTGACAGGGATGCCAACAAGATTGAGATCAAGCAGGCTGTCGAAACGCTCTTCAAGGTCAAGGTAGACGATGTCCGCACCGTCAACGTGGCCGGCAAGGTCAAGCGCGTCGGCAAGAATTTCGGCAAGCGTTCCAACTGGAAAAAGGCCTATGTGACCCTCCAGAAGGGTCAGTCCATAGATTTTTTTGAGGTTTAA
- the ribD gene encoding bifunctional diaminohydroxyphosphoribosylaminopyrimidine deaminase/5-amino-6-(5-phosphoribosylamino)uracil reductase RibD produces the protein MSEQDQRHMKRALALARKGVGKTSPNPAVGCVVVKDGRVVGEGWHRKAGLPHAEVNALSMAGSLAQGADVFVTLEPCSHTGRTPPCAKALIAAGVRRVVAGMVDPNPLVAGKGFALLRKAGIMVEHGVMEAECRAINRPFIKHVTTGLPYVTYKCAMTLDGNIATVTGESQWISCPDSRRYTHRLRAAHDAIMVGVDTIIADNPQLTVRHVKGRNPLRIILDTRLRTPESVGVLSESMAPGTIIATTESNPRVHLRYTQQGATVIVCDEYDGRVSMVDLLQKLGKRGIQSILLEGGSRLAGEMLQNNAIDEFIFFLAPKIIGSDGFAPFTLRGITSMDQAIKLQFGQIAHSGQDIIVHAWPAEAACSPA, from the coding sequence ATGAGTGAACAAGACCAACGCCATATGAAACGGGCTCTCGCCCTGGCCCGCAAGGGGGTCGGCAAAACATCGCCCAACCCTGCGGTGGGATGCGTCGTCGTCAAGGATGGGCGCGTCGTCGGCGAGGGGTGGCACCGGAAGGCCGGCCTGCCCCATGCCGAAGTTAACGCGCTCTCCATGGCCGGTTCCTTGGCCCAAGGTGCCGATGTCTTTGTCACGCTGGAGCCCTGCAGCCACACCGGGCGCACGCCCCCCTGCGCCAAAGCCCTGATCGCCGCCGGCGTGCGGCGGGTGGTTGCCGGCATGGTCGACCCCAATCCCCTGGTGGCGGGCAAGGGCTTCGCCCTGCTGCGCAAGGCCGGCATCATGGTGGAACACGGCGTCATGGAGGCTGAGTGCCGGGCCATCAACCGCCCCTTCATCAAGCACGTCACCACCGGCCTCCCCTATGTGACCTACAAGTGCGCCATGACTCTGGACGGCAACATCGCGACCGTCACCGGCGAATCCCAGTGGATCAGTTGCCCGGATTCGCGGCGCTATACCCACCGGCTGCGGGCGGCTCACGACGCCATCATGGTGGGCGTGGATACGATCATCGCCGACAATCCCCAGTTGACGGTCCGCCATGTGAAGGGGCGCAACCCCCTCAGGATCATCCTGGATACCCGGCTGCGGACCCCGGAGAGCGTCGGCGTGCTCAGCGAGAGCATGGCCCCCGGCACCATCATCGCCACCACCGAAAGCAATCCCCGGGTGCATCTGCGCTACACCCAACAGGGGGCCACCGTCATCGTCTGCGACGAATACGACGGCCGGGTTTCCATGGTGGATCTGCTGCAGAAACTCGGCAAGCGGGGAATACAGTCCATCCTCCTCGAGGGGGGAAGCAGGCTGGCGGGCGAGATGCTGCAAAACAACGCCATCGACGAGTTCATTTTTTTCCTGGCGCCCAAGATCATAGGCTCCGACGGATTCGCGCCCTTCACCCTGCGCGGAATCACCAGCATGGACCAGGCGATCAAGCTGCAATTCGGCCAGATCGCCCATAGCGGCCAGGACATCATCGTCCACGCCTGGCCGGCGGAGGCGGCATGTTCACCGGCCTGA
- the rplC gene encoding 50S ribosomal protein L3, which produces MKKGIIAKKLGMTQIFLEDGTKVPVTVVQAGPCVVVQKKTTDSDGYTAVQVGFEPVNATNTTKPLLGHCTKAGQGVFKYLREFKLANAAELNVGDTLTLDQFQPGDYIDVTGTSIGKGFQGVIKRWNFKGGRASHGSRFHRAPGSIGASATPSHVFKNKKMPGQLGNERVTVQRLQVVRVVSADNLLLIKGAIPGHANNIVLIKQSVKA; this is translated from the coding sequence ATGAAGAAAGGTATCATCGCAAAAAAACTGGGCATGACCCAGATATTCCTGGAAGACGGCACCAAGGTCCCGGTTACGGTTGTTCAGGCTGGCCCCTGCGTCGTCGTTCAGAAAAAGACCACCGATAGCGATGGCTATACGGCGGTTCAGGTTGGATTCGAGCCGGTGAACGCCACCAACACCACGAAGCCTCTCCTAGGGCATTGCACGAAAGCCGGCCAGGGTGTCTTCAAATACCTGCGCGAGTTCAAACTTGCGAACGCCGCAGAGTTGAATGTCGGCGATACCCTCACCCTCGACCAGTTCCAGCCCGGCGACTATATCGATGTTACCGGGACCAGCATCGGCAAGGGGTTCCAGGGTGTCATCAAACGCTGGAACTTCAAGGGCGGGCGTGCTTCCCACGGTTCGCGCTTCCACCGGGCGCCCGGCTCCATCGGCGCTTCAGCCACCCCGTCCCATGTCTTCAAGAACAAGAAGATGCCGGGGCAGTTGGGCAATGAACGTGTAACCGTGCAGAGGCTTCAGGTGGTACGTGTGGTCTCTGCCGATAACCTGCTGTTGATCAAAGGGGCGATCCCTGGCCATGCCAACAATATCGTCCTCATCAAACAGAGTGTCAAAGCTTAG
- the rpsC gene encoding 30S ribosomal protein S3, with amino-acid sequence MGQKVNPIGFRLGVVKTWDSKWYAEADYAKHLHEDLAIRKFLKKRLYNSGVSKIEIERAANKTKINIHTARPGLIIGKKGSEVETIKKDLAKLTSKEVFINIHEVRKPELDAQLVAENVALQLERRIAFRRAMKKSVTSALKFGAKGIRITCSGRLGGAEMSRTEWYREGRVPLHTLRADIDYGFAEAKTTYGIIGIKVLIFKGEILPGQ; translated from the coding sequence TTGGGACAAAAAGTTAATCCGATAGGTTTCAGGCTTGGTGTCGTTAAAACATGGGACTCCAAGTGGTATGCGGAAGCTGACTACGCGAAGCATCTGCATGAAGACCTGGCAATTCGGAAATTTCTGAAAAAGCGCCTGTACAATTCCGGCGTTTCCAAGATTGAAATCGAACGTGCGGCCAATAAGACCAAGATCAACATTCATACCGCACGGCCGGGCCTGATCATCGGTAAGAAGGGCTCCGAGGTCGAGACGATCAAAAAGGACTTGGCTAAACTGACTTCTAAGGAAGTGTTTATCAATATCCACGAAGTCCGCAAGCCTGAACTTGATGCCCAACTGGTCGCCGAGAACGTGGCTCTCCAGCTTGAGCGTCGGATCGCTTTCCGCCGCGCCATGAAGAAGAGTGTGACATCCGCACTCAAATTCGGGGCCAAGGGAATCAGGATCACCTGTTCCGGGCGACTCGGCGGCGCTGAAATGTCCCGCACCGAATGGTATCGTGAAGGCCGCGTTCCCCTGCATACTCTGCGTGCAGATATTGATTACGGGTTCGCAGAAGCCAAGACGACCTACGGCATCATTGGAATCAAAGTTCTGATCTTCAAGGGTGAAATTCTCCCCGGTCAGTAA
- the rpmC gene encoding 50S ribosomal protein L29, whose product MKPNELRNLSADELSKKHGELTQELFNLTFQLHTGRLENTAKLKTIRKDIARISTIITESKA is encoded by the coding sequence ATGAAGCCTAATGAGTTGCGCAATCTGTCGGCCGACGAGCTGTCGAAAAAACATGGTGAGCTTACCCAGGAACTGTTCAATCTCACGTTCCAACTGCACACCGGCAGGCTCGAGAACACCGCCAAGCTGAAGACTATCCGTAAAGATATTGCCCGGATCAGCACCATTATTACCGAGAGCAAGGCATAG
- a CDS encoding deoxycytidylate deaminase, whose translation MPRPSWDQYFMDITRLVATRSTCLRRQVGAVLVKDRNILATGYNGVPSGISHCEAAGCLRERLRVPSGERHELCRGLHAEQNAIIQAARHGTNIDGATLYCTTMPCIICTKMIINAGIRAIVYSEGYADELAREMTTESGLNVVQFIGDTGGS comes from the coding sequence ATGCCCCGCCCATCATGGGACCAGTATTTCATGGACATCACCCGCCTGGTCGCAACACGTTCCACGTGCCTGCGCAGACAGGTCGGGGCAGTACTTGTCAAAGACCGCAACATCCTTGCCACAGGCTACAACGGCGTTCCTTCCGGCATCAGCCACTGTGAAGCCGCCGGCTGTCTGCGGGAACGGCTTCGCGTTCCTTCCGGCGAACGCCACGAGTTGTGCCGCGGCCTGCACGCCGAACAAAACGCCATCATCCAGGCGGCACGCCACGGCACCAATATCGACGGCGCCACCCTCTACTGCACCACCATGCCCTGTATCATCTGCACCAAGATGATCATCAACGCAGGCATACGCGCCATCGTCTACAGCGAGGGGTATGCCGACGAACTTGCTCGGGAAATGACCACCGAAAGCGGCCTGAACGTGGTACAATTTATCGGCGACACCGGAGGTTCCTGA
- the rplD gene encoding 50S ribosomal protein L4 has translation MPSIAVYNMNKQQVGEVQLPDTVFGTEVKEYLIHQALRIQLANRRAGTVAVKNRAAVSGGGKKPFKQKGTGNARQGCSRAPQYPGGGVAFGPQPKTYSLSMNKKARAAALCSLLSFQYKSESITVLDKLDFDKISTKDFAGFMKRFELEKSLIVTDSPSNNLYLSARNVPHVKLLKVGALNVHDMLKYKNIIFTQDAVQTVEGALQK, from the coding sequence ATGCCTTCGATAGCGGTTTATAACATGAACAAACAGCAGGTTGGCGAGGTGCAATTGCCGGACACTGTCTTCGGCACCGAGGTGAAAGAATATCTCATTCACCAGGCACTTCGGATCCAGCTTGCCAATAGAAGAGCCGGAACCGTGGCGGTGAAAAACCGTGCTGCCGTTTCCGGCGGCGGCAAGAAACCTTTCAAGCAGAAAGGAACCGGCAACGCCCGTCAGGGTTGTAGTCGTGCTCCCCAGTACCCGGGCGGTGGTGTTGCATTCGGTCCGCAACCCAAGACCTATAGCCTGAGCATGAACAAAAAGGCCCGTGCCGCCGCACTCTGTTCGCTCCTTTCGTTCCAGTACAAGAGTGAAAGCATCACGGTACTCGACAAGCTCGATTTCGACAAGATCTCTACCAAGGATTTTGCCGGCTTCATGAAGCGGTTCGAACTGGAGAAGTCCCTGATCGTCACCGATAGCCCAAGCAATAATCTCTACCTTTCTGCGCGGAACGTACCGCATGTCAAGCTTCTGAAAGTGGGCGCCCTGAACGTTCACGACATGCTGAAGTACAAGAACATTATCTTCACGCAGGATGCGGTTCAGACCGTTGAAGGAGCGTTGCAGAAATGA
- the rplB gene encoding 50S ribosomal protein L2 codes for MGIKSYKPTSAGRRHQTCSTFEEITTTTAEKSLLVSLTKSGGRNALGRVTARHIGGGHKQKYRIIDFRRDKRNIPATVASIEYDPNRSARIALLNYVDGEKRYILAPLHLKVGDTVISGPEADIKPGNSLPLRSIPLGTIIHNIELKIGKGAQLARSAGTFAQLMSKEGKYSQIKLPSGEVRLILQDCYATIGQVGNIDHENVNVGKAGRSRWLGKRPKVRGVAMNPVDHPHGGGEGRTSGGRHPVTPWGIPTKGYKTRTNKSSDRFIVKKRTK; via the coding sequence ATGGGAATCAAGAGTTATAAACCAACATCGGCAGGACGCAGACACCAGACCTGCTCGACTTTTGAAGAGATTACAACGACAACGGCTGAGAAGTCCCTTCTTGTTTCACTTACGAAGTCGGGTGGCAGAAACGCGTTGGGCCGTGTTACCGCACGTCACATCGGTGGCGGCCACAAACAGAAATACCGTATCATTGACTTCCGTCGTGATAAACGCAATATTCCGGCCACAGTGGCAAGTATCGAGTATGACCCGAACCGTAGCGCACGCATCGCCCTGTTGAACTACGTTGACGGCGAGAAGCGTTACATCCTTGCGCCGCTCCACCTCAAGGTCGGCGATACGGTCATCAGCGGTCCCGAGGCCGATATCAAGCCGGGTAACTCGCTGCCGCTCCGTTCGATACCGCTGGGTACGATCATCCACAATATCGAGCTCAAGATCGGCAAGGGGGCTCAGTTGGCCAGAAGCGCCGGCACCTTTGCCCAGCTTATGTCCAAGGAAGGCAAGTACTCCCAGATCAAGCTGCCGTCGGGCGAAGTGCGCTTGATCCTCCAGGATTGCTACGCCACCATCGGCCAGGTCGGCAACATCGACCATGAGAACGTCAACGTGGGCAAGGCCGGTCGTTCACGCTGGCTCGGCAAGCGTCCCAAGGTCCGTGGTGTTGCCATGAACCCGGTTGACCATCCCCATGGCGGTGGCGAAGGGCGCACCTCCGGTGGCCGCCATCCGGTAACTCCGTGGGGTATCCCCACCAAGGGTTACAAGACCAGGACCAACAAGTCTTCCGATCGCTTCATTGTGAAGAAGCGTACCAAATAA
- the rplP gene encoding 50S ribosomal protein L16 encodes MLMPKRVKHRKQMKGRMTGKPCRGIELSFGEFGLQATECGWVDSRQIEAARIAMTRYVKRGGKIWIRVFPDKPLTAKPAETRMGKGKGSPDSWVCVVKPGTVLYEMEGVTEEIAREALRLAAHKLPVSTKFIQRGGDHEA; translated from the coding sequence ATGTTAATGCCTAAAAGGGTAAAACATAGAAAACAGATGAAGGGCCGTATGACCGGCAAGCCGTGTCGCGGTATCGAACTCTCCTTCGGCGAGTTCGGTCTGCAGGCAACCGAATGCGGCTGGGTGGACTCCCGTCAGATTGAGGCAGCCCGTATCGCCATGACCCGTTATGTCAAAAGGGGTGGCAAGATCTGGATCCGCGTGTTTCCGGACAAACCGTTGACCGCGAAACCTGCCGAGACCAGGATGGGCAAGGGCAAAGGATCACCCGATTCCTGGGTATGCGTTGTCAAGCCGGGAACCGTTCTTTATGAAATGGAAGGTGTCACTGAGGAGATTGCCCGCGAGGCGCTTCGACTCGCCGCTCATAAACTGCCCGTTTCCACCAAGTTCATCCAAAGGGGAGGCGACCATGAAGCCTAA
- a CDS encoding riboflavin synthase: MFTGLIEDMGTVTSFRRSDKAAVLGIATALPAHEIALGDSVAVNGICLTVTSISGTVLTFDVSPETISRSTFEALKTGDKVNLERALRMGDRLGGHMVTGHVDCCGTLARIERTSGYHVLTFTLPAGFARYLVKKGSVAINGISLTVNEVSGDGFTVTVIPHSFAKTTLAGLTPGDSVNIETDILGKYIERLASPWKDGAGLSMKTLAENGFL, encoded by the coding sequence ATGTTCACCGGCCTGATCGAAGACATGGGCACGGTGACCTCATTCAGGCGCAGCGACAAGGCGGCCGTGCTCGGCATCGCAACCGCCCTGCCCGCCCATGAGATCGCCCTGGGCGATTCGGTGGCGGTCAACGGCATCTGCCTGACGGTCACCAGTATCTCCGGCACGGTCCTGACCTTCGACGTCTCGCCGGAGACCATCTCCAGGAGCACCTTCGAAGCGTTGAAAACGGGCGACAAGGTCAACCTGGAGCGGGCGCTGCGCATGGGTGACCGCCTGGGGGGGCATATGGTAACCGGGCATGTGGATTGCTGCGGCACGCTGGCAAGGATCGAGCGGACTTCCGGTTATCATGTCCTGACCTTCACCCTCCCGGCCGGATTCGCCCGTTATCTGGTCAAAAAGGGGTCGGTGGCCATAAACGGCATCAGCCTGACCGTAAACGAGGTGAGCGGCGACGGCTTTACCGTCACCGTAATCCCCCACTCCTTTGCCAAAACCACCTTGGCGGGCCTGACGCCGGGAGACAGCGTGAACATCGAAACCGATATCCTAGGGAAATACATCGAGCGCTTGGCCTCACCTTGGAAGGACGGCGCCGGATTAAGCATGAAGACGTTGGCGGAAAACGGATTTTTGTAA
- the rpsJ gene encoding 30S ribosomal protein S10, whose product MQSQKIRIRLKAYDHKLLDVSVGEIVETAKRTGARVAGPIPLPTIINKYCVLRGPHVDKKSRDQFEIRTHKRLIDILDPTQQTVDALMKLDLSAGVDVEIKL is encoded by the coding sequence ATGCAGAGCCAGAAGATCAGAATCCGCCTTAAGGCATATGACCACAAGTTGCTGGACGTTTCGGTAGGCGAAATCGTTGAAACGGCGAAAAGAACCGGAGCCCGCGTGGCCGGACCGATCCCGCTGCCGACGATCATCAACAAGTACTGCGTTCTCCGTGGACCGCACGTTGACAAAAAGTCCCGGGATCAGTTTGAAATTCGGACCCACAAACGTCTGATCGACATTCTCGATCCTACGCAGCAGACCGTGGATGCCCTGATGAAACTGGACCTGTCCGCCGGTGTGGACGTTGAAATCAAACTGTAA
- the rpoH gene encoding RNA polymerase sigma factor RpoH: protein MVTRLPVVADSLTLYLSEIRKVPLLSEDEEHRFAVKFFEEKDLEAAHSLITANLRFVVKVAAEYRHYGMKMLDLIQEGNIGLMMAVRKFNPYKGIRLISYAVWWIRAYIQNHIVSAWSLLKIGTTQAQRKLFFKLREAKDAIRRLGNGEDDLHATALSLNVSDQEVAEMEQRLHGEASLDAEIPGGEGFTLLENLADDRQNQEEALSEFQESQQLHRQVARVVAGLNEKERFIVEKRISADEPLTLQEIATHFSISRERVRQIEEAALKKMKTALTPLLSAA from the coding sequence ATGGTTACGCGACTTCCGGTTGTAGCTGACAGTTTGACCCTGTATCTTTCGGAGATCAGAAAGGTTCCCCTTCTTTCGGAGGACGAGGAACACCGCTTTGCGGTGAAGTTTTTTGAAGAAAAGGATCTGGAAGCGGCCCATTCGCTGATCACTGCAAACCTGCGTTTCGTGGTCAAGGTTGCCGCCGAATACCGCCATTACGGCATGAAGATGCTCGACCTGATTCAGGAGGGCAATATCGGCCTGATGATGGCGGTGCGCAAGTTTAACCCCTATAAGGGAATCCGCCTGATCTCCTACGCGGTCTGGTGGATACGGGCCTATATACAGAATCATATCGTTTCCGCCTGGAGCCTCCTCAAGATCGGCACCACCCAGGCGCAGCGCAAACTGTTCTTCAAGCTGCGGGAGGCCAAGGACGCCATCCGCAGGTTGGGCAATGGCGAGGACGATCTTCACGCCACGGCCCTGTCGCTCAATGTGAGCGATCAGGAGGTCGCGGAGATGGAGCAGCGCCTCCACGGAGAGGCCTCCCTGGACGCCGAGATCCCGGGGGGCGAAGGCTTCACCCTGCTGGAAAATCTGGCGGACGACCGGCAGAATCAGGAAGAGGCCTTGTCCGAGTTCCAGGAAAGCCAGCAACTCCATCGCCAGGTGGCGCGCGTCGTGGCGGGGTTGAACGAGAAGGAGCGCTTCATCGTGGAAAAGCGGATCAGTGCCGATGAGCCTCTGACCCTTCAGGAAATTGCCACCCATTTTTCCATCTCCCGAGAGCGGGTGCGCCAGATAGAGGAAGCGGCATTGAAAAAGATGAAAACTGCGCTTACTCCCCTGTTATCGGCCGCTTAG
- the rpsS gene encoding 30S ribosomal protein S19 has product MARSIKKGPFVDGHLIKKVQAEGPNSKKIIKTWSRRSTITPDFIGLSLAVHNGRKFIPVFVTENMVGHKLGEFSPTRTFHGHAADKKSKVKK; this is encoded by the coding sequence ATGGCACGTTCAATAAAAAAAGGACCTTTCGTCGATGGGCACCTGATCAAAAAGGTGCAAGCTGAAGGGCCCAACTCGAAAAAAATCATCAAGACATGGTCGCGTCGCTCAACCATTACGCCTGATTTTATCGGCCTCAGTCTTGCCGTCCACAATGGCCGCAAGTTCATTCCGGTCTTTGTGACCGAGAATATGGTCGGCCATAAACTGGGTGAATTTTCACCAACGAGAACGTTTCACGGCCATGCCGCCGACAAGAAGAGTAAAGTCAAGAAGTAA
- the tuf gene encoding elongation factor Tu, producing the protein MAKAKFERNKPHVNIGTIGHVDHGKTTLTAAITKVLAGKGQAEFKAFDQIDNAPEERERGITIATAHVEYETEKRHYAHVDCPGHADYVKNMITGAAQMDGAILVVSAADGPMPQTREHILLARQVGVPYIVVFLNKADMVDDAELLELVELEIRELLSSYDFPGDDIPIIKGSALQALNGEKGELAEPAIIALMDAVDAYIPNPERAIDKPFLMPVEDVFSISGRGTVATGRVERGIVKVGEEVEIVGIKATAKTTVTGVEMFRKLLDEGRAGDNIGALLRGVKREDIERGQVLAKPGSITPHTKFKAEAYILTKEEGGRHTPFFNGYRPQFYFRTTDVT; encoded by the coding sequence ATGGCGAAGGCTAAATTCGAGCGTAACAAACCGCATGTAAACATCGGCACGATAGGTCACGTTGACCACGGCAAGACCACGTTGACCGCCGCCATCACGAAGGTATTGGCCGGTAAGGGTCAGGCCGAATTCAAGGCATTCGACCAGATCGACAATGCTCCCGAAGAGCGTGAGCGCGGTATTACGATTGCCACTGCGCACGTTGAATACGAGACCGAGAAGCGTCACTACGCCCACGTCGACTGTCCGGGCCACGCCGACTACGTCAAGAACATGATCACGGGAGCCGCGCAGATGGACGGCGCCATCCTGGTCGTGTCCGCCGCCGACGGCCCCATGCCCCAGACCCGCGAGCACATCCTGCTTGCCCGTCAGGTAGGCGTTCCCTACATCGTCGTCTTCCTGAACAAGGCGGACATGGTGGACGACGCCGAGCTGCTGGAACTGGTTGAGCTCGAGATTCGCGAGCTTCTGTCCAGCTACGACTTCCCGGGCGACGATATTCCCATCATCAAAGGTTCGGCCCTCCAGGCGCTGAACGGCGAGAAGGGCGAACTGGCCGAGCCGGCCATCATTGCCCTGATGGATGCGGTCGATGCCTACATCCCCAATCCTGAGCGCGCCATCGACAAGCCGTTTTTGATGCCTGTCGAAGACGTCTTCTCCATCTCCGGTCGTGGTACCGTTGCCACCGGTCGTGTTGAGCGCGGTATCGTCAAGGTTGGCGAAGAGGTCGAGATCGTCGGTATCAAAGCCACGGCCAAGACCACGGTAACCGGTGTCGAGATGTTCCGCAAGCTGCTGGACGAAGGTCGTGCCGGCGACAACATCGGCGCCCTGCTGCGCGGTGTGAAGCGTGAAGACATCGAGCGCGGCCAAGTGCTTGCCAAGCCGGGCAGCATCACTCCGCACACCAAGTTCAAGGCTGAAGCCTATATTCTGACCAAGGAAGAGGGCGGTCGTCATACGCCGTTCTTCAACGGCTACCGTCCCCAGTTCTACTTCCGGACGACGGACGTGACC
- the nrdR gene encoding transcriptional regulator NrdR, producing MKCPFCSHPDSKVVDSRPDKGGSAIRRRRECEGCAKRFTTHERIEEMLPLVCKKDGRREPFDRMKIVSGIKKACEKRPISIDEIERLVDRLESKIQESSEREISTTAIGEWLMKELHGMDEVAYVRFASVYRSFRDIGEFMQELQELLKK from the coding sequence GTGAAATGCCCTTTTTGCAGCCATCCCGACAGCAAGGTTGTGGACTCGCGCCCCGACAAAGGGGGATCCGCCATCAGACGCCGGAGGGAGTGCGAGGGGTGCGCCAAGCGTTTCACCACCCACGAACGCATCGAAGAGATGCTCCCGCTGGTCTGCAAAAAGGATGGGCGCCGCGAGCCGTTCGACCGGATGAAGATCGTCTCCGGCATCAAAAAGGCCTGTGAAAAGCGTCCCATATCCATCGACGAAATAGAACGCCTGGTGGACCGGCTGGAAAGCAAGATACAGGAATCTTCCGAGCGGGAAATATCCACGACGGCTATCGGTGAGTGGCTCATGAAGGAGTTGCACGGCATGGATGAGGTGGCCTATGTCCGTTTTGCCTCCGTCTACCGGTCGTTCCGTGACATTGGCGAATTCATGCAGGAGTTACAGGAGCTGCTCAAAAAATGA
- a CDS encoding EF-Tu/IF-2/RF-3 family GTPase produces the protein TAKTTVTGVEMFRKLLDEGRAGDNIGALLRGVKREDIERGQVLAKPGSITPHTKFKAEAYILTKEEGGRHTPFFNGYRPQFYFRTTDVTGVAELPAGIEMVMPGDNVAMTVKLITPIAMDEGLRFAIREGGRTVGAGVVSSIIE, from the coding sequence CCACGGCCAAGACCACGGTAACCGGTGTCGAGATGTTCCGCAAGCTGCTGGACGAAGGTCGTGCCGGCGACAACATCGGCGCCCTGCTGCGCGGTGTGAAGCGTGAAGACATCGAGCGCGGCCAGGTACTTGCCAAGCCGGGCAGCATCACTCCGCACACCAAGTTCAAGGCTGAAGCCTATATTCTGACCAAGGAAGAGGGCGGTCGTCATACGCCGTTCTTCAACGGCTACCGTCCCCAGTTCTACTTCCGGACGACGGACGTGACCGGCGTAGCCGAACTTCCCGCTGGTATCGAGATGGTCATGCCCGGCGACAACGTTGCCATGACCGTGAAACTGATCACCCCGATCGCCATGGACGAAGGTTTGCGTTTCGCCATCCGCGAAGGTGGCCGTACCGTTGGCGCCGGCGTCGTCAGCTCGATCATCGAATAA